One Ctenopharyngodon idella isolate HZGC_01 chromosome 9, HZGC01, whole genome shotgun sequence DNA window includes the following coding sequences:
- the lmo7a gene encoding LIM domain only protein 7 isoform X3, with protein sequence MEWRPQSAVGYEAAYSEAQRWIEAVTKKKFGSSNFRSSLENGLLLCDLINKIKPGIIKKLNRLSTPIAGLDNISLFLKACAKLGLKEAQLFHPGDLQDLSTRVTVKRQESSRRLKNVLITIYWLGRKAHADPFYNGPYLKLKAFEGLLGTALYKALEDCTSLRGSARNSTCRDSWYSEKEELFPLRSGHRREDSLDSLDSLGSRTYSTSSDATLKGSSEGCGSDPEADLSFTMSESKEYRRSMVLTPKTTTQFNQFLPTKDKQTGYVPAPLRKKRAERNEDNRRSWASPMFTEDDGTFSSHERAGSDPSSITGLKSQTTAHQSLAYEYESSDSDADRPDPDVVLDDLASRRFHSPSPVAPTNFALPMSQLEAAAVSCASRPQVAVSNVPRQSLTHLSSQSQPLQRTYRRPVSTDACIYDDSEEEDDEFGYADPVQDDLYARKVGLMPQTSATEPFDKFLPKFWTPEEDAHVKMIKLGSQRRPWYRKIQGFSRKKSGSSSEESDGDVNPWLSVPIFSRTQSEPPSSHSHAPEGLAQSSLTSTPSSQTQHLTVAQQSVGLSKLKPPDFWPRPDPASGPRLIKCEKHPLLGRENPNDPYNVSADILPDLENDDMFTRRTKAFHSSDDLAKLKYGNFLVPRHRSEADVTVVIQPRHEGEPVYPDIEKDDVAFRRAQQQICHRPLSGAPDNYHPVPIPETWALPPKLQAKLMCVPIEPRHNKPKPESKCRAEQHLKTDDMLLRKLKALNTQGTEEKGSPSVSLSCNEEDMQKWQAIREASRVRYRKRLMVERLLQKSSDSKGSKSVSDITEDETNLSASTIELRFEELQKMRARLKENEDKWQDDLTKWKNKRRSVNSDIVKKKEEREQIEQITSSGARKSKTFKEMQDGREGREQSNFRDRFNSSVDDVFEDPVPRTRTLPARSYTVDVPYAPKDKPSQPSIPSLREKEPVAGTLVSDQTDFPSKPDRSSPDIPISMNNSIQESKTTTQNLLDDPVPAFSDSVIKPTSMIKPISVSKPSSVLNSSDLISNTKPVENSSSPISSLYKPNSMDTKQSGLAQVSASLPKSYQRSDSARLPSVVTPRPFGTQANRITSLPRAFTMDDSLKRTNGETDSLKKTTVSNRYAQYVKEDDDVSQESPKHSSDEDERSEGRTPSPVPPVNKVSPLLKSSFPLVPPNEVDYSEMRISLNQKPNSSRDFGFQNDWDSTGVRVKSVVPGSTAEHGQVKVGDEILTVNGHRVADMSYNEWKSSMEEALQQGSLLMDIRRHGKNNWGRDLPSLPFKSHKTINLTSLDPLGPSEPYLSTNLDFTSQQTKDNVVKTVNVSSQPGNNHGSNGINGGFREDSENVNNKESESISMKNLKRRSEFFEQGSKGLTVSSLVYLCGGSDTAISNLPMPSITTSTTRWSWDPEEERKRQEKWQKEQERLLQEKYKKDQEKLDEEWRKAQQDLVKAGSKDYEEEMELDRHNLYSPLSSIRQPTVSWEEQEASRLAQQEEERKKREEERLRLEDEKKREKERLRLEEERKKREEERLQLEVERRKQQEQERLEEERKREEEKRKKREEERQRLEEERRKREEERRKKEEQERLEEQRWKREEEERLLQEKERNRREEERSRLEEQKRFQDQESISKSTPELDEVAKPDIKGVYSRHRGLAGWLLEEELRRKKNPQIQKKQAASELELERRSILNAMKYRDPERASGGLGEVSRDYKKEPLTQAEVERKQILQEMRKKTSLNTDNSWIRQQSSASVTPKEPVDLPIRRGESLDNLDMPRSSWRSSWSASNSTSLIPDYSRPHSALSGSSSYYSGRPGSATLPASQSMSSLKQSWSPSPTTPEPEPQAPLRNRSVSGRKICSFCNTPLGKGAAMIIESLGLCYHLNCFKCSDCRSDLGGSQAGAEVRIRNQQLYCNSCYMRLKTGQPTSM encoded by the exons GACAACATCAGCCTCTTCCTAAAAGCCTGTGCAAAGCTCGGACTAAAAGAGGCCCAACTTTTCCATCCAGGAGACCTGCAAGACTTATCCACACGTGTGACTGTCAA ACGCCAGGAGAGCAGCAGGAGGCTCAAAAAT GTTCTGATCACCATATATTGGTTGGGCAGAAAGGCACATGCTGATCCATTTTACAATGGACCTTACCTAAAACTAAAGGCTTTTGAGGGATTACTTGGCACAGCACTATATAAG GCACTAGAGGATTGCACATCACTGCGGGGCAGTGCACGAAACAGCACTTGTAGAGATAGCTGGTACTCAGAGAAAGAAGAGCTCTTCCCACTACGGTCCGGACACAGGAGAGAAGACTCTCTAGACAGCCTCGACTCGCTGGGCTCCAGAACTTACAGCACATCCTCAGACGCTACACTCAAAGGAAGCAGCGAGG GTTGTGGTAGTGACCCTGAAGCAGATCTGAGCTTCACGATGTCAGAAAGTAAGGAATACCGCCGTTCGATGGTCTTAACCCCTAAGACCACCACTCAGTTCAATCAGTTCCTGCCAACAAAGGACAAGCAGACGGGCTATGTTCCAGCACCATTACGCAAGAAACGCGCTGAGCGAAATGAAGACAACAGAAGAAGCTGGGCTAGCCCTATGTTCACAGAAGATGACGGCACTTTTTCTAG TCATGAGAGGGCAGGTTCAGACCCTTCATCTATCACCGGGTTGAAATCCCAGACAACTGCCCACCAGTCTTTGGCCTATGAGTATGAGAGCAGTGATTCAGATGCAGATCGACCGGATCCCGACGTGGTTCTAGATGACCTCGCTAGCCGTAGATTTCACAGCCCATCCCCTGTCGCTCCGACCAACTTTGCCTTACCCATGAGCCAGCTGGAGGCAGCTGCTGTCTCATGTGCCTCCAGGCCACAGGTGGCTGTCAGTAATGTGCCCCGGCAGTCACTGACCCATCTCAG CAGTCAGTCACAGCCTCTTCAGAGGACTTACAGGAGGCCTGTATCCACTGACGCCTGCATTTACGATGACTCTGAAGAAGAGGATGATGAGTTTGGCTATGCTGATCCTGTTCAAGATGACCTTTATGCCCGTAAAGTTGGCCTGATGCCCCAAACATCTGCCACAGAGCCTTTTGATAAATTTCTGCCCAAGTTCTGGACACCTGAGGAGGATGCACATGTGAAGATGATCAAACTGGGCTCCCAGCGCCGCCCTTGGTACAGGAAGATCCAAGGTTTCAG TCGCAAGAAGTCAGGTTCGTCCTCTGAAGAATCAGATGGTGACGTCAATCCCTGGCTCTCTGTACCTATTTTCTCTCGCACTCAGTCTGAACCCCCTTCCTCTCACTCCCATGCACCTGAAGGCCTCGCACAGTCCAGCCTCACTTCCACACCCAG TTCTCAAACACAACACCTTACGGTTGCTCAGCAGAGTGTTGGGCTCTCTAAGTTAAAGCCCCCTGATTTTTGGCCCAGACCAGATCCCGCCTCTGGCCCCAGACTCATAAAATGCGAAAAGCATCCCCTCCTTGGGCGTGAAAACCCTAACGATCCATACAACGTTTCTGCCGACATCCTGCCTGATTTGGAAAATGACGATATGTTTACACGTCGTACAAAAGCCTTCCATTCGAGTGATGATCTGGCCAAGTTGAAGTACGGTAACTTCCTGGTGCCTCGCCACAGATCGGAGGCCGACGTCACGGTGGTAATTCAGCCCCGTCATGAGGGTGAACCCGTTTATCCTGACATTGAAAAAGATGATGTGGCTTTTCGAAGGGCTCAACAGCAAATCTGTCATCGCCCTCTGTCTGGGGCCCCTGATAACTACCACCCTGTTCCTATTCCAGAGACATGGGCTTTGCCACCAAAACTGCAGGCCAAGCTGATGTGTGTCCCAATTGAACCCAGACATAACAAACCCAAGCCAGAGAGTAAATGCAGAGCAGAGCAGCACCTGAAAACAGATGATATGCTACTTAGGAAGCTAAAAGCTTTAAATACCCAAGGGACGGAGGAAAAGGGATCTCCCAGTGTTTCTTTGTCTTGCAATGAAGAAGATATGCAGAAATGGCAAGCCATCAGAGAGGCCAGCCGTGTGCGATACAGGAAGAGGCTGATGGTGGAGAG ACTGCTCCAGAAAAGCTCTGATAGTAAAGG gaGCAAATCAGTGAGTGACATCACTGAAGATGAGACGAACCTCAGCGCCTCGACGATAGAGTTGCGCTTCGAAGAGCTGCAGAAGATGCGTGCTCGGTTGAAGGAGAATGAAGATAAATGGCAAGAT GATCTTACAAAGTGGAAGAATAAGCGCAGGAGTGTGAATTCTGACATTGTGAAgaaaaaagaggagagagaacagATCGAGCAGATCACTTCAAGCGGCGCTAGGAAATCAAAGACCTTCAAGGAAATGCAGGATGGGAG AGAGGGCCGTGAGCAAAGCAACTTCAGGGACCGATTTAACTCAAGCGTTGATGATGTCTTTGAAGATCCTGTACCCAGAACTAGAACTCTGCCAGCACGTAGCTACACCGTTGACGTCCCTTACGCCCCCAAGGACAAACCTTCCCAACCCTCCATACCATCTCTAAGAGAAAAGGAACCCGTGGCTGGCACGCTGGTATCAGATCAGACTGATTTTCCATCCAAACCTGATCGCTCTAGTCCAGATATCCCAATTTCAATGAATAACAGCATTCAGGAGAGCAAAACAACAACCCAAAACCTTCTGGATGATCCAGTTCCTGCTTTCTCCGACAGCGTGATTAAGCCCACCAGCATGATCAAGCCCATCAGCGTCAGTAAACCCAGCAGCGTTCTCAACAGCTCGGACTTGATTAGCAACACTAAGCCAGTTGAGAACTCCAGCAGCCCCATTAGCTCATTGTATAAGCCCAATTCAATGGATACAAAGCAGTCTGGGCTGGCTCAAGTTTCTGCCTCCCTCCCCAAGAGCTACCAGAGATCAGATAGCGCAAGACTCCCCTCTGTAGTCACGCCCAGGCCATTCGGCACACAGGCCAACCGAATAACCTCTCTTCCCAGAGCATTCACG ATGGACGACTCTCTTAAGCGCACcaatggagagacagacagcCTCAAGAAAACTACAGTTTCCAACCGCTATGCTCAGTATGTGAAAGAGGATGACGATGTCTCCCAGGAAAGCCCTAAGCACAGCAGTGACGAAGATGAGAGATCAGAGGGGAGAACCCCGTCTCCTGTCCCTCCGGTCAACAAGGTGTCGCCCCTGCTTAAATCTTCATTCCCACTCGTCCCTCCCAATGAG GTGGACTACAGTGAGATGAGGATCAGCCTGAACCAGAAACCCAACAGTAGCCGGGACTTTGGCTTTCAGAACGACTGGGACTCCACTGGGGTCCGTGTCAAATCTGTAGTTCCAG GCAGCACAGCGGAGCACGGTCAGGTTAAGGTTGGAGATGAGATCCTTACGGTGAACGGGCACCGGGTGGCAGACATGAGCTATAATGAGTGGAAGAGCAGTATGGAGGAGGCCTTGCAGCAGGGAAGTCTGCTTATGGACATCCGCAGACATGGCAAGAATA ACTGGGGCAGAGACCTACCTTCCCTTCCATTTAAAAGCCATAAGACCATCAATCTGACCAGTCTGGATCCTCTAGGTCCCTCTGAGCCATATCTCAGCACCAACCTGGATTTCACATCCCAACAAACCAAGGACAACGTTGTGAAAACTGTGAATGTCAGCTCACAGCCAGGCAAT AATCATGGCTCAAATGGGATAAATGGAGGCTTCCGTGAGGATTCAGAGAATGTGAATAATAAAg AATCTGAATCCATTTctatgaaaaacttaaaaaggAGATCAGAGTTTTTTGAACAAG GCTCTAAAGGGCTCACAGTCAGTTCTCTGGTCTACCTCTGTG gtggatcTGATACAGCAATATCAAAT CTTCCCATGCCCTCCATTACTACATCCACTACACGCTGGTCCTGGGATCCAGAAGAAGAGCGCAAACGACAAGAGAAGTGGCAGAAAGAGCAGGAGCGTTTGCTGCAG GAGAAGTACAAAAAAGACCAAGAAAAACTTGATGAGGAGTGGAGAAAGGCACAGCAAGATCTTGTGAAGGCAGGCTCCAAAGATTATGAGGAG GAGATGGAGCTGGACAGACACAACCTCTACTCCCCTCTGTCCTCCATCAGACAACCCACTGTTTCATGGGAAGAGCAAGAGGCTTCCAGATTAGCCCAGCAAGaggaagaaaggaagaaaagagAAGAGGAGAGGTTACGTTTAGAGGacgagaaaaaaagagagaaagagaggctgCGGTTagaggaagagaggaaaaagagagaggaagagaggcTGCAGTTAGAGGTAGAAAGGAGAAAACAACAGGAACAAGAGCGTCTTGaggaagagaggaagagagaagaagaaaagaggaagaaaagagaaGAGGAGAGGCAGCGTttagaggaagagaggagaaaaagagaggaagagaggaggAAGAAGGAAGAACAAGAGCGCCTTGAGGAACAGAGGTGGaagagagaagaggaagagcgcCTCCTTCAGGAAAAAGAGAGGAACAgaagagaggaggagaggagtCGACTGGAAGAGCAGAAGAGATTTCAGGATCAAGA GTCCATTTCCAAATCCACTCCAGAACTTGATGAGGTTGCAAAACCAGATATTAAAG GTGTGTACAGCAGACACAGGGGTCTGGCAGGATGGCTGCTGGAGGAGGAATTGAGGCGAAAGAAAAACCCTCAGATCCAGAAAAAGCAGGCAGCGAGTGAGCTTGAGCTCGAGAGGAGGAGCATCCTCAATGCCATGAAATACAGAGACCCAGAGAGAG CAAGCGGTGGTTTGGGTGAGGTCAGCAGGGACTATAAGAAAGAGCCTCTAACTCAGGCTGAAGTGGAAAGGAAACAGATCCTTCAAGAAATGAGGAAGAAGACTTCCTTGAACACAGACAACAGCTGGATTCGCCAGCAGAGCTCTGCCAGTGTCACCCCCAAAGAACCAGTTGATCTTCCCATAAGGAG GGGCGAGTCTCTTGACAACCTCGATATGCCTCGTTCCTCCTGGAGATCATCATGGAGCGCATCTAACAGCACCTCGCTCATACCAGATTACAGCCGTCCTCATTCGGCCCTCTCTGGCTCCTCGTCGTACTATAGTGGACGTCCAGGGTCTGCCACTCTGCCGGCATCTCAGTCCATGAGCTCCCTCAAGCAGTCCTGGTCTCCATCCCCAACTACACCAGAGCCAGAGCCTCAAGCTCCACTACGGAATAG GTCAGTGAGTGGCAGGAAAATCTGTTCGTTCTGTAATACACCACTGGGCAAAGGAGCAGCCATGATCATCGAGTCCCTGGGGCTCTGTTATCATTTGAATTGTTTTAAG TGCTCTGACTGCAGGTCTGATTTGGGAGGCTCACAAGCAGGAGCAGAAGTCAGAATACGAAACCAACAGCTCTACTGTAACTCCTGCTATATGCGACTCAAAA CTGGTCAGCCCACATCCATGTGA
- the lmo7a gene encoding LIM domain only protein 7 isoform X6, giving the protein MEWRPQSAVGYEAAYSEAQRWIEAVTKKKFGSSNFRSSLENGLLLCDLINKIKPGIIKKLNRLSTPIAGLDNISLFLKACAKLGLKEAQLFHPGDLQDLSTRVTVKRQESSRRLKNVLITIYWLGRKAHADPFYNGPYLKLKAFEGLLGTALYKALEDCTSLRGSARNSTCRDSWYSEKEELFPLRSGHRREDSLDSLDSLGSRTYSTSSDATLKGSSEGCGSDPEADLSFTMSESKEYRRSMVLTPKTTTQFNQFLPTKDKQTGYVPAPLRKKRAERNEDNRRSWASPMFTEDDGTFSSHERAGSDPSSITGLKSQTTAHQSLAYEYESSDSDADRPDPDVVLDDLASRRFHSPSPVAPTNFALPMSQLEAAAVSCASRPQVAVSNVPRQSLTHLSSQSQPLQRTYRRPVSTDACIYDDSEEEDDEFGYADPVQDDLYARKVGLMPQTSATEPFDKFLPKFWTPEEDAHVKMIKLGSQRRPWYRKIQGFSRKKSGSSSEESDGDVNPWLSVPIFSRTQSEPPSSHSHAPEGLAQSSLTSTPSSQTQHLTVAQQSVGLSKLKPPDFWPRPDPASGPRLIKCEKHPLLGRENPNDPYNVSADILPDLENDDMFTRRTKAFHSSDDLAKLKYGNFLVPRHRSEADVTVVIQPRHEGEPVYPDIEKDDVAFRRAQQQICHRPLSGAPDNYHPVPIPETWALPPKLQAKLMCVPIEPRHNKPKPESKCRAEQHLKTDDMLLRKLKALNTQGTEEKGSPSVSLSCNEEDMQKWQAIREASRVRYRKRLMVERLLQKSSDSKGSKSVSDITEDETNLSASTIELRFEELQKMRARLKENEDKWQDDLTKWKNKRRSVNSDIVKKKEEREQIEQITSSGARKSKTFKEMQDGREGREQSNFRDRFNSSVDDVFEDPVPRTRTLPARSYTVDVPYAPKDKPSQPSIPSLREKEPVAGTLVSDQTDFPSKPDRSSPDIPISMNNSIQESKTTTQNLLDDPVPAFSDSVIKPTSMIKPISVSKPSSVLNSSDLISNTKPVENSSSPISSLYKPNSMDTKQSGLAQVSASLPKSYQRSDSARLPSVVTPRPFGTQANRITSLPRAFTMDDSLKRTNGETDSLKKTTVSNRYAQYVKEDDDVSQESPKHSSDEDERSEGRTPSPVPPVNKVSPLLKSSFPLVPPNEVDYSEMRISLNQKPNSSRDFGFQNDWDSTGVRVKSVVPGSTAEHGQVKVGDEILTVNGHRVADMSYNEWKSSMEEALQQGSLLMDIRRHGKNNWGRDLPSLPFKSHKTINLTSLDPLGPSEPYLSTNLDFTSQQTKDNVVKTVNVSSQPGNNHGSNGINGGFREDSENVNNKGGSDTAISNLPMPSITTSTTRWSWDPEEERKRQEKWQKEQERLLQEKYKKDQEKLDEEWRKAQQDLVKAGSKDYEEEMELDRHNLYSPLSSIRQPTVSWEEQEASRLAQQEEERKKREEERLRLEDEKKREKERLRLEEERKKREEERLQLEVERRKQQEQERLEEERKREEEKRKKREEERQRLEEERRKREEERRKKEEQERLEEQRWKREEEERLLQEKERNRREEERSRLEEQKRFQDQDKVDSFGYTNVYPELSYSHRSISKSTPELDEVAKPDIKGVYSRHRGLAGWLLEEELRRKKNPQIQKKQAASELELERRSILNAMKYRDPERASGGLGEVSRDYKKEPLTQAEVERKQILQEMRKKTSLNTDNSWIRQQSSASVTPKEPVDLPIRRGESLDNLDMPRSSWRSSWSASNSTSLIPDYSRPHSALSGSSSYYSGRPGSATLPASQSMSSLKQSWSPSPTTPEPEPQAPLRNRSVSGRKICSFCNTPLGKGAAMIIESLGLCYHLNCFKCSDCRSDLGGSQAGAEVRIRNQQLYCNSCYMRLKTGQPTSM; this is encoded by the exons GACAACATCAGCCTCTTCCTAAAAGCCTGTGCAAAGCTCGGACTAAAAGAGGCCCAACTTTTCCATCCAGGAGACCTGCAAGACTTATCCACACGTGTGACTGTCAA ACGCCAGGAGAGCAGCAGGAGGCTCAAAAAT GTTCTGATCACCATATATTGGTTGGGCAGAAAGGCACATGCTGATCCATTTTACAATGGACCTTACCTAAAACTAAAGGCTTTTGAGGGATTACTTGGCACAGCACTATATAAG GCACTAGAGGATTGCACATCACTGCGGGGCAGTGCACGAAACAGCACTTGTAGAGATAGCTGGTACTCAGAGAAAGAAGAGCTCTTCCCACTACGGTCCGGACACAGGAGAGAAGACTCTCTAGACAGCCTCGACTCGCTGGGCTCCAGAACTTACAGCACATCCTCAGACGCTACACTCAAAGGAAGCAGCGAGG GTTGTGGTAGTGACCCTGAAGCAGATCTGAGCTTCACGATGTCAGAAAGTAAGGAATACCGCCGTTCGATGGTCTTAACCCCTAAGACCACCACTCAGTTCAATCAGTTCCTGCCAACAAAGGACAAGCAGACGGGCTATGTTCCAGCACCATTACGCAAGAAACGCGCTGAGCGAAATGAAGACAACAGAAGAAGCTGGGCTAGCCCTATGTTCACAGAAGATGACGGCACTTTTTCTAG TCATGAGAGGGCAGGTTCAGACCCTTCATCTATCACCGGGTTGAAATCCCAGACAACTGCCCACCAGTCTTTGGCCTATGAGTATGAGAGCAGTGATTCAGATGCAGATCGACCGGATCCCGACGTGGTTCTAGATGACCTCGCTAGCCGTAGATTTCACAGCCCATCCCCTGTCGCTCCGACCAACTTTGCCTTACCCATGAGCCAGCTGGAGGCAGCTGCTGTCTCATGTGCCTCCAGGCCACAGGTGGCTGTCAGTAATGTGCCCCGGCAGTCACTGACCCATCTCAG CAGTCAGTCACAGCCTCTTCAGAGGACTTACAGGAGGCCTGTATCCACTGACGCCTGCATTTACGATGACTCTGAAGAAGAGGATGATGAGTTTGGCTATGCTGATCCTGTTCAAGATGACCTTTATGCCCGTAAAGTTGGCCTGATGCCCCAAACATCTGCCACAGAGCCTTTTGATAAATTTCTGCCCAAGTTCTGGACACCTGAGGAGGATGCACATGTGAAGATGATCAAACTGGGCTCCCAGCGCCGCCCTTGGTACAGGAAGATCCAAGGTTTCAG TCGCAAGAAGTCAGGTTCGTCCTCTGAAGAATCAGATGGTGACGTCAATCCCTGGCTCTCTGTACCTATTTTCTCTCGCACTCAGTCTGAACCCCCTTCCTCTCACTCCCATGCACCTGAAGGCCTCGCACAGTCCAGCCTCACTTCCACACCCAG TTCTCAAACACAACACCTTACGGTTGCTCAGCAGAGTGTTGGGCTCTCTAAGTTAAAGCCCCCTGATTTTTGGCCCAGACCAGATCCCGCCTCTGGCCCCAGACTCATAAAATGCGAAAAGCATCCCCTCCTTGGGCGTGAAAACCCTAACGATCCATACAACGTTTCTGCCGACATCCTGCCTGATTTGGAAAATGACGATATGTTTACACGTCGTACAAAAGCCTTCCATTCGAGTGATGATCTGGCCAAGTTGAAGTACGGTAACTTCCTGGTGCCTCGCCACAGATCGGAGGCCGACGTCACGGTGGTAATTCAGCCCCGTCATGAGGGTGAACCCGTTTATCCTGACATTGAAAAAGATGATGTGGCTTTTCGAAGGGCTCAACAGCAAATCTGTCATCGCCCTCTGTCTGGGGCCCCTGATAACTACCACCCTGTTCCTATTCCAGAGACATGGGCTTTGCCACCAAAACTGCAGGCCAAGCTGATGTGTGTCCCAATTGAACCCAGACATAACAAACCCAAGCCAGAGAGTAAATGCAGAGCAGAGCAGCACCTGAAAACAGATGATATGCTACTTAGGAAGCTAAAAGCTTTAAATACCCAAGGGACGGAGGAAAAGGGATCTCCCAGTGTTTCTTTGTCTTGCAATGAAGAAGATATGCAGAAATGGCAAGCCATCAGAGAGGCCAGCCGTGTGCGATACAGGAAGAGGCTGATGGTGGAGAG ACTGCTCCAGAAAAGCTCTGATAGTAAAGG gaGCAAATCAGTGAGTGACATCACTGAAGATGAGACGAACCTCAGCGCCTCGACGATAGAGTTGCGCTTCGAAGAGCTGCAGAAGATGCGTGCTCGGTTGAAGGAGAATGAAGATAAATGGCAAGAT GATCTTACAAAGTGGAAGAATAAGCGCAGGAGTGTGAATTCTGACATTGTGAAgaaaaaagaggagagagaacagATCGAGCAGATCACTTCAAGCGGCGCTAGGAAATCAAAGACCTTCAAGGAAATGCAGGATGGGAG AGAGGGCCGTGAGCAAAGCAACTTCAGGGACCGATTTAACTCAAGCGTTGATGATGTCTTTGAAGATCCTGTACCCAGAACTAGAACTCTGCCAGCACGTAGCTACACCGTTGACGTCCCTTACGCCCCCAAGGACAAACCTTCCCAACCCTCCATACCATCTCTAAGAGAAAAGGAACCCGTGGCTGGCACGCTGGTATCAGATCAGACTGATTTTCCATCCAAACCTGATCGCTCTAGTCCAGATATCCCAATTTCAATGAATAACAGCATTCAGGAGAGCAAAACAACAACCCAAAACCTTCTGGATGATCCAGTTCCTGCTTTCTCCGACAGCGTGATTAAGCCCACCAGCATGATCAAGCCCATCAGCGTCAGTAAACCCAGCAGCGTTCTCAACAGCTCGGACTTGATTAGCAACACTAAGCCAGTTGAGAACTCCAGCAGCCCCATTAGCTCATTGTATAAGCCCAATTCAATGGATACAAAGCAGTCTGGGCTGGCTCAAGTTTCTGCCTCCCTCCCCAAGAGCTACCAGAGATCAGATAGCGCAAGACTCCCCTCTGTAGTCACGCCCAGGCCATTCGGCACACAGGCCAACCGAATAACCTCTCTTCCCAGAGCATTCACG ATGGACGACTCTCTTAAGCGCACcaatggagagacagacagcCTCAAGAAAACTACAGTTTCCAACCGCTATGCTCAGTATGTGAAAGAGGATGACGATGTCTCCCAGGAAAGCCCTAAGCACAGCAGTGACGAAGATGAGAGATCAGAGGGGAGAACCCCGTCTCCTGTCCCTCCGGTCAACAAGGTGTCGCCCCTGCTTAAATCTTCATTCCCACTCGTCCCTCCCAATGAG GTGGACTACAGTGAGATGAGGATCAGCCTGAACCAGAAACCCAACAGTAGCCGGGACTTTGGCTTTCAGAACGACTGGGACTCCACTGGGGTCCGTGTCAAATCTGTAGTTCCAG GCAGCACAGCGGAGCACGGTCAGGTTAAGGTTGGAGATGAGATCCTTACGGTGAACGGGCACCGGGTGGCAGACATGAGCTATAATGAGTGGAAGAGCAGTATGGAGGAGGCCTTGCAGCAGGGAAGTCTGCTTATGGACATCCGCAGACATGGCAAGAATA ACTGGGGCAGAGACCTACCTTCCCTTCCATTTAAAAGCCATAAGACCATCAATCTGACCAGTCTGGATCCTCTAGGTCCCTCTGAGCCATATCTCAGCACCAACCTGGATTTCACATCCCAACAAACCAAGGACAACGTTGTGAAAACTGTGAATGTCAGCTCACAGCCAGGCAAT AATCATGGCTCAAATGGGATAAATGGAGGCTTCCGTGAGGATTCAGAGAATGTGAATAATAAAg gtggatcTGATACAGCAATATCAAAT CTTCCCATGCCCTCCATTACTACATCCACTACACGCTGGTCCTGGGATCCAGAAGAAGAGCGCAAACGACAAGAGAAGTGGCAGAAAGAGCAGGAGCGTTTGCTGCAG GAGAAGTACAAAAAAGACCAAGAAAAACTTGATGAGGAGTGGAGAAAGGCACAGCAAGATCTTGTGAAGGCAGGCTCCAAAGATTATGAGGAG GAGATGGAGCTGGACAGACACAACCTCTACTCCCCTCTGTCCTCCATCAGACAACCCACTGTTTCATGGGAAGAGCAAGAGGCTTCCAGATTAGCCCAGCAAGaggaagaaaggaagaaaagagAAGAGGAGAGGTTACGTTTAGAGGacgagaaaaaaagagagaaagagaggctgCGGTTagaggaagagaggaaaaagagagaggaagagaggcTGCAGTTAGAGGTAGAAAGGAGAAAACAACAGGAACAAGAGCGTCTTGaggaagagaggaagagagaagaagaaaagaggaagaaaagagaaGAGGAGAGGCAGCGTttagaggaagagaggagaaaaagagaggaagagaggaggAAGAAGGAAGAACAAGAGCGCCTTGAGGAACAGAGGTGGaagagagaagaggaagagcgcCTCCTTCAGGAAAAAGAGAGGAACAgaagagaggaggagaggagtCGACTGGAAGAGCAGAAGAGATTTCAGGATCAAGA TAAGGTGGACTCCTTTGGCTATACCAATGTTTACCCTGAATTATCCTACTCACACAG GTCCATTTCCAAATCCACTCCAGAACTTGATGAGGTTGCAAAACCAGATATTAAAG GTGTGTACAGCAGACACAGGGGTCTGGCAGGATGGCTGCTGGAGGAGGAATTGAGGCGAAAGAAAAACCCTCAGATCCAGAAAAAGCAGGCAGCGAGTGAGCTTGAGCTCGAGAGGAGGAGCATCCTCAATGCCATGAAATACAGAGACCCAGAGAGAG CAAGCGGTGGTTTGGGTGAGGTCAGCAGGGACTATAAGAAAGAGCCTCTAACTCAGGCTGAAGTGGAAAGGAAACAGATCCTTCAAGAAATGAGGAAGAAGACTTCCTTGAACACAGACAACAGCTGGATTCGCCAGCAGAGCTCTGCCAGTGTCACCCCCAAAGAACCAGTTGATCTTCCCATAAGGAG GGGCGAGTCTCTTGACAACCTCGATATGCCTCGTTCCTCCTGGAGATCATCATGGAGCGCATCTAACAGCACCTCGCTCATACCAGATTACAGCCGTCCTCATTCGGCCCTCTCTGGCTCCTCGTCGTACTATAGTGGACGTCCAGGGTCTGCCACTCTGCCGGCATCTCAGTCCATGAGCTCCCTCAAGCAGTCCTGGTCTCCATCCCCAACTACACCAGAGCCAGAGCCTCAAGCTCCACTACGGAATAG GTCAGTGAGTGGCAGGAAAATCTGTTCGTTCTGTAATACACCACTGGGCAAAGGAGCAGCCATGATCATCGAGTCCCTGGGGCTCTGTTATCATTTGAATTGTTTTAAG TGCTCTGACTGCAGGTCTGATTTGGGAGGCTCACAAGCAGGAGCAGAAGTCAGAATACGAAACCAACAGCTCTACTGTAACTCCTGCTATATGCGACTCAAAA CTGGTCAGCCCACATCCATGTGA